From a single Candidatus Woesearchaeota archaeon genomic region:
- the glgP gene encoding alpha-glucan family phosphorylase, translating to MEIGLDGSMPTYSGGLGVLAGDTIKSAADLAVPMVAVSLVHEKGYFSQKLGEDGWQEEIPSSWRMEEFLEPLDVQVIINIEGREVRIKPWRKIIRGVKGYEVPIIFLDTNIPGNSDYDKSLTSFLYGGDQKYRFAQEMVLGIGGLRMLNALGYSGIKKYHMNEGHASLLTLELYKETDSASLEDVRHRCVFTTHTPVPAGHDRFDVSLVKELMPSFPFEIRELLDSENKVNMTLIGLYFSNYVNGVAKKHGEVSQEMFPNYPIHSITNGVHSATWTSPEMQELFDRFIPEWRLDPFTLRYAAGIPDEEILKVHGENKRILIDEINARHNTNLEYDLFTVGFARRATSYKRPDLLFFDIERLKRIVDEHGVIQLVFAGKAHKKDVAGKELIKKLFSISKEIGDKIRMIYLDDYDITLAKVLIPGVDVWLNTPMRPKEASGTSGMKAAHNGVPSLSILDGWWLEGCIEGVTGWSVGDKTPVVDEHAQNVKDANSLYDKLEKIVPLYYVDKHAWAEIMKYTIVINASFFNTHRMVSQYVLKAYFH from the coding sequence ATGGAGATAGGGCTTGATGGTAGTATGCCTACTTATAGTGGGGGCTTAGGTGTTTTAGCTGGTGATACTATTAAGAGTGCTGCTGATCTCGCGGTTCCTATGGTCGCTGTTAGTTTGGTTCATGAAAAAGGTTATTTTTCTCAAAAGCTTGGCGAGGATGGTTGGCAAGAAGAAATTCCTAGTTCTTGGCGTATGGAGGAGTTTCTTGAGCCTTTGGATGTTCAAGTTATTATTAATATTGAGGGTAGAGAGGTTAGGATTAAGCCTTGGCGTAAAATTATTCGTGGTGTTAAAGGTTATGAGGTGCCTATTATTTTTCTTGATACTAATATTCCTGGTAATTCTGATTATGATAAGTCTTTGACTTCTTTTCTTTATGGAGGGGATCAGAAGTATAGGTTTGCTCAGGAAATGGTTCTTGGTATTGGTGGTCTTCGTATGCTTAATGCTCTTGGTTATAGTGGTATTAAGAAGTATCATATGAATGAGGGTCATGCTAGTCTTCTCACTCTTGAATTGTATAAGGAAACTGATAGTGCGAGTTTAGAAGATGTTAGGCATAGGTGTGTTTTTACTACTCATACGCCGGTTCCTGCGGGGCATGATCGTTTTGATGTTTCTTTGGTTAAGGAATTAATGCCTAGTTTTCCTTTTGAGATTCGTGAATTGTTAGATTCTGAAAACAAGGTTAATATGACTCTTATTGGTTTGTATTTTAGTAATTATGTTAATGGTGTGGCGAAGAAGCATGGTGAAGTTTCTCAGGAAATGTTTCCTAATTATCCTATTCATTCAATTACGAATGGGGTTCATTCTGCTACTTGGACGAGTCCTGAGATGCAGGAGTTGTTTGATCGTTTTATTCCTGAATGGAGGTTAGATCCTTTTACTTTGAGGTACGCTGCGGGTATTCCTGATGAGGAAATTCTTAAGGTTCATGGTGAGAATAAAAGGATTTTGATTGATGAGATTAATGCGCGTCATAATACGAATCTTGAGTATGATTTGTTTACTGTTGGTTTTGCTCGTAGGGCGACTTCTTATAAGAGGCCTGATTTGTTGTTTTTTGATATTGAGCGTTTAAAGCGTATTGTTGATGAGCATGGTGTGATTCAGTTAGTTTTTGCGGGGAAGGCTCATAAGAAGGATGTGGCTGGTAAGGAGCTTATTAAGAAGCTTTTCAGTATTAGTAAAGAAATTGGTGATAAGATTAGAATGATTTATTTGGATGATTATGATATTACTCTTGCTAAGGTTCTTATTCCTGGTGTAGATGTTTGGCTTAATACGCCTATGCGTCCTAAGGAGGCGTCTGGTACTAGTGGTATGAAGGCAGCTCATAATGGCGTTCCTAGTCTTAGTATTTTGGATGGTTGGTGGCTTGAGGGTTGTATTGAGGGTGTTACTGGTTGGAGTGTTGGTGATAAGACGCCTGTTGTTGATGAGCACGCTCAGAACGTTAAGGATGCTAATAGTTTGTATGATAAATTGGAAAAGATTGTTCCTTTGTATTATGTTGATAAGCATGCTTGGGCTGAGATT